From Streptomyces chrestomyceticus JCM 4735, one genomic window encodes:
- a CDS encoding LacI family DNA-binding transcriptional regulator, which produces MAKVTRDDVAKLAGTSTAVVSYVINNGPRPVAPATRERVLAAIKELGYRPDRVAQAMASRRTDLIGLIVPDTRQPFFAEMAHAVEQAAAERGKMVLVGNADYLDEREVHYLRAFLGMRVAGLILISQGPSEHAAAEIDAWDARVVLLHRRPDAIDDVAVMTDDVGGAQLATRHLLEHGHPYVAFLGGTEETPKSGDPVTDHLEGWRRAMEESGKSLEGRYFHAPYNRYDAYQVALDLLSGPNRPPAIMCATDDQAIGVLRAARELRIDVPGELAVAGFDDVKEAALTDPPLTTVASDREAMARAAVDLVLDDGLRVVGSRRERLRLFPARLVVRGSCGCGPAAAGAVPAAERAARS; this is translated from the coding sequence GTGGCCAAGGTGACGCGGGATGATGTGGCAAAACTGGCGGGTACCTCGACCGCCGTGGTGAGTTACGTCATCAACAACGGACCGAGGCCGGTCGCCCCGGCCACGCGTGAGCGGGTGCTCGCCGCGATCAAGGAGCTGGGGTACCGCCCGGACCGGGTCGCCCAGGCGATGGCGTCCCGGCGCACGGACCTCATAGGACTGATCGTGCCGGACACCCGGCAGCCGTTCTTCGCGGAGATGGCGCACGCCGTCGAGCAGGCTGCCGCCGAGCGCGGAAAGATGGTCCTGGTCGGCAACGCCGACTATCTCGACGAGCGCGAAGTGCACTATTTGCGCGCCTTTTTGGGGATGCGGGTGGCCGGGCTGATCCTGATCAGCCAGGGGCCCAGCGAGCACGCGGCGGCCGAGATCGACGCCTGGGACGCCCGGGTGGTGCTGCTGCACCGGCGGCCGGACGCCATCGACGACGTGGCCGTGATGACGGACGACGTCGGCGGCGCGCAACTGGCGACCCGGCACCTGCTGGAGCACGGCCATCCGTACGTCGCCTTCCTCGGCGGCACGGAGGAGACCCCGAAGTCCGGCGACCCGGTGACCGATCACCTGGAGGGCTGGCGCCGGGCGATGGAGGAGTCCGGAAAGTCGCTCGAAGGGCGTTATTTCCACGCGCCGTACAACCGTTACGACGCCTACCAGGTCGCCCTGGACCTGCTGTCGGGCCCGAACCGGCCGCCGGCCATCATGTGCGCCACCGACGACCAGGCGATCGGCGTCCTGCGGGCCGCCCGCGAGCTGCGCATCGACGTACCGGGCGAACTGGCCGTGGCCGGATTCGACGACGTCAAGGAAGCGGCGCTGACCGACCCGCCGCTGACCACGGTCGCCTCCGACCGGGAGGCGATGGCGCGGGCGGCGGTCGACCTGGTGCTGGACGACGGCCTGCGGGTGGTCGGTTCGCGGCGCGAGCGGCTGCGGCTGTTCCCGGCCAGGCTGGTGGTCCGGGGTTCGTGCGGCTGCGGCCCGGCCGCCGCCGGTGCGGTGCCGGCCGCCGAGCGCGCCGCCCGTAGCTGA
- a CDS encoding S1C family serine protease encodes MTETYRRSGDETPQYQGYAHGPQAQGGTSGTGYPPPPPHPPYAAPQPADGAPAGPGAPGGTAGFGGSGDSGGPGGPDDTGTGAPAPRRRARRPVALIAAVALASGLIGGGSAALIGSATDRPQASTTTPAVNAGSAKSSGSVSAVAKAVTPAIVEIKARTASGESTGSGVVITPDGEIVTNNHVVAGASSVEVTFSDGTKKQADVVGTDPDKDLALIKVKGAKNLTTASLGNSDNLAVGDEVVAIGSPEGLTGSVTSGIVSALKRDVTVPKDEGRQQQEQQGGPGWPFEFGGNQYNGDTGQSKTTYKAIQTDAALNPGNSGGALIDMKGQVIGINSAMYSPSSAQGSSSAGSVGLGFAIPINTVKADLANLRAGGSSKS; translated from the coding sequence ATGACCGAAACCTACCGCCGCAGCGGCGACGAGACTCCTCAGTACCAGGGTTACGCCCACGGGCCGCAGGCGCAGGGCGGGACGAGCGGGACGGGCTACCCGCCCCCGCCGCCCCACCCGCCGTATGCCGCACCGCAGCCGGCGGACGGCGCCCCCGCGGGCCCCGGAGCCCCCGGCGGCACCGCCGGTTTCGGCGGCTCGGGCGACTCGGGCGGGCCGGGCGGTCCGGACGACACCGGCACCGGTGCCCCCGCGCCGCGCCGCCGGGCCCGCCGCCCCGTCGCGCTGATCGCGGCCGTGGCGCTCGCCTCCGGTCTGATCGGCGGCGGCAGCGCCGCCCTCATCGGCAGCGCCACGGACCGGCCGCAGGCCAGTACCACCACCCCGGCCGTCAACGCGGGCTCCGCCAAGAGCAGCGGAAGCGTTTCCGCGGTGGCCAAGGCCGTCACCCCCGCGATAGTCGAGATCAAGGCGCGGACGGCGAGCGGCGAGTCCACCGGCTCCGGCGTGGTCATCACCCCGGACGGCGAGATCGTCACCAACAACCACGTGGTGGCCGGCGCCTCCTCGGTCGAGGTCACCTTCAGCGACGGCACCAAGAAGCAGGCCGACGTGGTGGGCACCGACCCGGACAAGGACCTGGCCCTGATCAAGGTCAAGGGCGCCAAGAACCTCACCACCGCCTCGCTGGGCAACTCCGACAACCTGGCGGTCGGCGACGAGGTCGTGGCCATCGGCTCCCCCGAAGGGCTCACCGGCTCCGTCACCAGCGGCATCGTCTCCGCCCTCAAGCGCGACGTGACCGTCCCCAAGGACGAGGGCCGGCAGCAGCAGGAGCAGCAGGGCGGCCCCGGCTGGCCGTTCGAGTTCGGCGGCAACCAGTACAACGGCGACACCGGTCAGTCGAAGACCACGTACAAGGCCATCCAGACCGACGCGGCGCTCAACCCCGGCAACTCCGGCGGCGCGCTGATCGACATGAAGGGCCAGGTCATCGGCATCAACTCGGCCATGTACTCGCCGAGTTCCGCCCAGGGCAGCAGCTCGGCGGGGAGCGTCGGCCTCGGCTTCGCCATCCCGATCAACACCGTCAAGGCGGACCTCGCCAACCTGCGGGCGGGCGGCAGCAGCAAGAGCTGA
- a CDS encoding response regulator transcription factor: MSPAEYGDQPARILIVDDEPAVREALQRSLAFEGYGTEQAVDGLDAVEKVASYDPELIVLDVLMPRMDGLTAARRLRASGVTVPILMLTARDTVGDRVTGLDAGADDYLVKPFELDELLARIRALLRRSSYAAAAGVQPAEGEALTFADLRMDLATREVTRGGRQVELTRTEFTLLEMFLAHPRQVLTREQILKAVWGFDFEPTSNSLDVYVMYLRRKTEAGGEPRLVHTVRGVGYVLRSEGGAE, from the coding sequence ATGAGTCCCGCCGAGTACGGTGACCAGCCCGCCCGCATCCTGATCGTCGACGACGAGCCGGCCGTCCGGGAGGCGCTGCAGCGCTCCCTCGCCTTCGAGGGCTACGGGACCGAGCAGGCCGTCGACGGACTCGACGCGGTCGAGAAGGTCGCCTCCTACGACCCCGAACTCATCGTGCTGGACGTGCTGATGCCCCGGATGGACGGCCTGACCGCCGCCCGGCGGCTGCGGGCAAGCGGCGTGACCGTACCGATCCTGATGCTGACCGCCCGCGACACGGTCGGCGACCGGGTCACCGGCCTGGACGCGGGCGCCGACGACTACCTCGTCAAACCCTTCGAACTGGACGAACTCCTGGCCCGTATCCGCGCGCTGCTGCGCCGCAGCTCATACGCGGCGGCCGCCGGCGTGCAGCCCGCCGAGGGGGAGGCGCTGACCTTCGCCGACCTGCGGATGGACCTGGCGACGCGGGAGGTGACCCGAGGCGGGCGGCAGGTCGAGCTGACCCGTACCGAGTTCACCCTGCTGGAGATGTTCCTCGCGCACCCGCGCCAGGTGCTCACCCGTGAGCAGATCCTCAAGGCCGTCTGGGGCTTCGACTTCGAACCGACCTCCAACTCCCTCGACGTGTACGTGATGTACCTGCGCCGCAAGACGGAGGCGGGCGGCGAACCGCGGCTGGTGCACACGGTGCGCGGCGTCGGGTACGTGCTGCGCTCCGAGGGCGGCGCCGAATGA
- a CDS encoding alpha/beta hydrolase: protein MTSGPEADFARSCVPSITSSGRRTSLLTADGVRIDAVHTPRSAPSDTPADGLAVVLAHGFTGALERPALRRAAAVFAQRAGVITFSFRGHGRSGGRSTVGDREVLDLAAAVGWARALGYRRVATVGFSMGGSVVLRHAALYGGAREGRTDAHTDTVVSVSAPARWFYRGTASMRRLHWVVTRPTGRLVSRLGLRTRIHPEDWDPVPLSPVAAVPRIAPTPLLVVHGDRDPYFPLDHPRMLAAAADPETSALWLEPGFGHAENAAPRELLERIAAWAAERVTEQAA from the coding sequence ATGACTTCCGGACCCGAGGCGGATTTTGCGCGATCTTGTGTTCCGTCGATCACTTCGAGTGGCCGGCGCACGTCGTTGTTGACGGCGGACGGGGTCCGGATCGACGCCGTCCACACGCCTCGGAGCGCCCCCTCGGACACCCCTGCGGACGGCCTGGCCGTCGTCCTCGCGCACGGCTTCACCGGGGCCCTGGAGCGGCCCGCGCTGCGCCGGGCGGCCGCGGTCTTCGCCCAGCGTGCGGGCGTGATCACGTTCTCCTTCCGCGGCCACGGGCGGTCCGGCGGGCGCTCCACGGTCGGCGACCGCGAGGTGCTGGACCTGGCCGCGGCGGTGGGCTGGGCGCGCGCCCTGGGCTACCGCCGGGTCGCGACCGTGGGCTTCTCCATGGGCGGCTCGGTCGTGCTGCGGCACGCCGCGCTCTACGGAGGGGCGCGCGAGGGGCGCACGGATGCGCATACCGACACGGTGGTGTCGGTGAGTGCTCCCGCGCGGTGGTTCTACCGGGGTACGGCCTCGATGCGCAGGCTGCACTGGGTGGTGACGCGGCCCACGGGGCGCCTGGTGTCGCGTCTGGGGCTGCGCACCCGTATCCACCCGGAGGACTGGGACCCCGTACCGCTCTCCCCCGTGGCAGCCGTCCCCCGGATCGCACCCACCCCGCTGCTCGTCGTGCACGGCGACCGGGACCCGTACTTCCCGCTGGACCACCCCCGGATGCTCGCCGCGGCCGCCGACCCGGAGACCAGCGCGCTGTGGCTGGAGCCCGGCTTCGGCCACGCGGAGAACGCGGCGCCCCGGGAACTCCTCGAACGGATCGCGGCGTGGGCCGCCGAACGGGTGACGGAACAGGCGGCGTGA
- a CDS encoding response regulator transcription factor → MSSLLLLTNALQPSTEVLPALGLLLHSVRVAPAEGPALVDTPGADVILIDGRRDLPHVRSLCQLLRSTGPGCPLVLVVTEGGLAAVTADWGIDDVLLDTAGPAEVEARLRLAMGRQQITVDDSPMEIRNGDLSVDEATYSAKLKGRVLDLTFKEFELLKYLAQHPGRVFTRAQLLQEVWGYDYFGGTRTVDVHVRRLRAKLGPEHESLIGTVRNVGYRFVTPEKPERAAEDKEPQGKRGGRAAANGDGPEDGAGAGVRRSAPSHAGAGREAAVARPAKS, encoded by the coding sequence ATGAGCTCGCTGCTGCTCCTGACCAACGCCCTCCAGCCCTCGACGGAGGTGCTCCCCGCGCTCGGCCTGCTGCTGCACAGCGTGCGGGTCGCCCCGGCCGAGGGCCCGGCCCTGGTGGACACCCCCGGGGCCGACGTCATACTGATCGACGGGCGGCGCGACCTGCCGCACGTACGGTCGCTGTGCCAGTTGCTGCGGTCCACCGGACCCGGCTGTCCCCTCGTGCTGGTGGTGACCGAGGGCGGCCTGGCCGCCGTCACCGCGGACTGGGGCATCGACGACGTCCTGCTCGACACCGCGGGCCCGGCCGAGGTCGAGGCCCGGCTGCGGCTGGCCATGGGGCGCCAGCAGATCACCGTCGACGACAGCCCGATGGAGATCCGCAACGGCGACCTGTCGGTGGACGAGGCGACCTACAGCGCCAAGCTCAAGGGCCGGGTCCTGGACCTGACTTTCAAGGAGTTCGAGCTGCTCAAGTACCTGGCGCAGCACCCGGGCCGGGTCTTCACCCGCGCCCAGTTGCTCCAAGAGGTCTGGGGCTACGACTACTTCGGCGGCACCCGCACCGTGGACGTGCACGTCCGGCGGCTGCGGGCGAAGCTGGGCCCCGAGCACGAGTCGCTGATCGGTACCGTACGCAACGTCGGCTACCGCTTCGTCACGCCGGAGAAGCCCGAGCGCGCGGCGGAGGACAAGGAGCCGCAGGGCAAGCGCGGCGGCCGGGCGGCGGCGAACGGCGACGGCCCGGAGGACGGCGCGGGCGCGGGCGTGCGCCGTTCCGCGCCCTCGCACGCCGGTGCCGGGAGGGAAGCCGCCGTGGCTCGGCCTGCCAAGAGCTGA